In the genome of Neodiprion pinetum isolate iyNeoPine1 chromosome 2, iyNeoPine1.2, whole genome shotgun sequence, one region contains:
- the La gene encoding la protein homolog: protein MENGNDVAKAQEQTNATVSEVKDNPAKDTPTGEQKTGDEPNPELLAKVRNQIEFYFGDVNMQRDKFLIEQSKLDEGWIPMSVLLKFKMLASMTTDLETIIKALASSELMEVSEDKKKLRRSPTHPLPVFDEAYRKAQEERTVYVKGFPLNNTNIEKLKVFFQPYGPVENIVMRKYQDKEKKLQFKGSIFVQFKTLELATSFMEKESLKYEDTELIRKWSSDYYIEKTKEKEERRLKKAEKTGKKGDKEADEAEGEEDTEDGEKEKGEKGLPKGSVIHLSGLSEETTREDIKERLGALEGRVAFIDFKKGDVEGWARLQGDEAALPVFEKMENGKLLISGKEVTCRILEGEEEDKYLAKAKEEMANLRQKYDHKGKRGGRRGGRGGYRGGRKRRNSPNRDKQQPPAKKVAAAE, encoded by the exons ATGGAGAACGGTAACGACGTGGCGAAGGCCCAAGAGCAGACCAACGCTACCGTAAGTGAGGTTAAAGATAACCCGGCTAAGGATACTCCGACCGGCGAGCAGAAAACTGGCGATGAACCCAACCCAGAACTTTTGGCTAAAGTCCGAAACCAGATTGAG TTCTACTTCGGCGACGTGAACATGCAGCGGGACAAATTCTTGATAGAACAGTCCAAACTAGATGAGGGTTGGATTCCAATGTCAGTTCTGCTAAAGTTCAAGATGCTAGCATCGATGACCACTGATCTTGAAACTATTATCAAGGCGTTAGCTAGCAGTGAACTAATGGAAGTTTCCGAAGATAAGAAGAAGCTTCGACGCTCTCCTACTCATCCTCTACCAGTTTTTGATGAAGCCTACCGAAAAGCTCAAGAGGAGCGAACTGTGTATGTCAAAGGCTTTCCTCTGAACAACACAAATATTGAGAAACTCAAAGTATTTTTCCAGCCTTATGGACCTGTGGAAAACATTGTG atGCGCAAGTACCAAGACAAGGAGAAAAAACTACAGTTCAAAGGTtctatttttgttcaattcaaAACACTCGAACTTGCGACGAGTTTTATGGAGAAGGAGTCCCTCAAATACGAAGATACTGAACTGATAAGAAAATGGTC atCAGACTACTATATAGAGAAAActaaagaaaaggaagaaagaagacTGAAAAAGGCAGAGAAGACTGGCAAAAAAGGAGACAaa GAAGCTGATGAGGCCGAAGGGGAAGAAGACACAGAGGatggagagaaagaaaaaggtgaGAAAGGATTGCCCAAGGGGTCTGTGATCCATTTGTCTGGCCTTTCTGAAGAAACCACTCGAGAAGATATCAAGGAACGTCTAGGAGCCCTAGAAGGGAGAGTTGCATTCATAGATTTCAAAAAAGGTGACGTGGAGGGCTGGGCTCGACTTCAGGGTGATGAAGCAGCACTCCCAGTTTTcgaaaagatggaaaatggGAAG CTTCTAATCAGTGGCAAAGAAGTAACTTGCAGGATTTTGGAAGGCGAAGAAGAGGACAAATACTTAGCAAAAGCCAAAGAGGAGATGGCAAATCTCCGACAGAAATATGACCACAAAGGAAAAcgtggcggccgaagaggcg gcCGAGGCGGATACAGAGGTGGACGCAAAAGGAGAAACAGCCCAAATCGAGATAAGCAACAGCCTCCAGCAAAGAAGGTCGCAGCGGCCGAGTAA